In Bos indicus isolate NIAB-ARS_2022 breed Sahiwal x Tharparkar chromosome 19, NIAB-ARS_B.indTharparkar_mat_pri_1.0, whole genome shotgun sequence, the following proteins share a genomic window:
- the MRC2 gene encoding C-type mannose receptor 2 isoform X2, producing the protein MGPGRPALAPWPHHLLRCALLFGGLHFGRPAAAAAAAAALPEPNVFVIFSHGLQGCLEAQGGQVRVSPACNASLPAQRWKWVSRNRLFNLGTMQCLGTGWPGTNTTASLGMYECDREALSLRWNCRTLGDQLSLLLGGRVSNTSKAGSPERGDQTRSGQWRIYGSDEDLCARPYYEVYTIQGNSHGKPCTIPFKYDNQWFHGCTSTGREDGHLWCATTQDYGKDERWGFCPIKGNDCETFWDKDQLTDSCYQFNFQSTLSWREAWASCEQQGADLLSITEIHEQTYINGLLTGYSSTLWIGLNDLDTSGGWQWSDNSPLKYLNWESDQPDNPSEENCGVIRTESSGGWQNRDCSIALPYVCKKKPNATAAEPPPPDVWANVKVECEPSWQPFQGHCYRLQAEKRSWQESKKMCLRGGGDLLSIHSMAELEFITKQIKQEVEELWIGLNDLKLQMNFEWSDGSLVSFTHWHPFEPNNFRDSLEDCVTIWGPEGRWNDSPCNQSLPSICKKAGQLSQGAAEEDHGCRKGWTWHSPSCYWLGEDQVTYSEARRLCTDHGSQLVTITNRFEQAFVSSLIYNWDGEYFWTALQDLNFTGSFRWLSGDEVMYTHWNRDQPGYSRGGCVALATGSAMGLWEVKNCTSFRARYICRQSLGTPVTPELPGPDPTPSLTGACPQGWVSDPKLRHCYKVFSSERLQDKKTWVQAQGACQELGAQLLSLASYEEEHFVANMLNKIFGESEPEIHEQHWFWIGLNRRDPGAGQSWRWSDGLGFSYHNFDRSRHDDDDIRSCTVLDLASLQWVAMQCETQLDWICKIPRGTDVREPDVSPQGRREWLRFQEAEYKFFEHHSTWAQAQRICTWFQAELVSVHSQAELDFLGHNLQKFSRGQEQHWWIGLHTSESDGRFRWTDGSIINFISWAPGKPRPIGKDKKCVYMMASREDWGDQRCTTALPYICKRRNSTREQQPPDPPPTGGCPSGWSQFLNKCFRIQGQDPQDRVKWSEAQFSCEQQEAQLVTIANPLEQAFITASLPNVTFDLWIGLHASKRDFQWVEQEPLQYANWAPGEPSGPSPAPSGNIPTSCAVVLHSPSTHFTGRWDDRSCAEETHGFICQKATDPSLSPSPAASPPAPGAELSYLNGTFRLLQKPLRWHDALLLCESRNASLAHVLDPYTQAFLTQAARGLRTPLWIGLASEEGSRRYSWVSEEPLSYVSWQDGEPQHPGGCAYVDTDGAWRTTSCDTKLQGAVCGVHGGPPPPRRISYHGSCPQGLADSAWIPFREHCYSFHMELLLGHKEALQRCQRAGGAVLSILDEMENVFVWEHLQSSEGQSRGAWLGMNFNPKGGTLVWQDNTAVNYSNWGPPGLGPSMLSHNSCYWIQSSSGLWRPGACTNISMGVVCKLPRAEASSFSPSALPENPAALVVVLMAVLLLLALLTAALILYRRRQSVERGAFEGARYSRSSSGPSEATEKNILVSDMEMNEQQE; encoded by the exons AGCCCAACGTCTTCGTCATCTTCAGCCATGGACTGCAGGGCTGCCTGGAGGCCCAGGGTGGGCAAGTCCGAGTCTCTCCAGCCTGCAATGCCAGCCTTCCTGCCCAGCGCTGGAAGTGGGTCTCCCGAAACCGGCTCTTCAACCTGGGCACCATGCAGTGCTTGGGCACAGGCTGGCCGGGCACCAACACCACCGCCTCCCTGGGCATGTATGAGTGTGACCGTGAGGCACTGAGTCTTCGCTGGAACTGTCGCACCCTGGGCGACCAGCTGTCCCTGCTCCTGGGGGGCCGTGTCAGCAACACATCCAAGGCTGGCAGCCCTGAGCGCGGTGACCAGACCCGCAGCGGCCAGTGGCGCATCTATGGCAGCGATGAGGACCTGTGTGCGCGGCCCTACTATG AGGTCTACACCATCCAGGGCAACTCCCACGGGAAGCCGTGCACCATCCCCTTCAAATATGACAACCAGTGGTTCCATGGCTGCACCAGCACTGGCCGCGAGGATGGGCACCTGTGGTGCGCCACCACCCAGGACTACGGCAAGGACGAGCGCTGGGGCTTCTGCCCCATCAAGG GTAACGACTGCGAGACCTTCTGGGACAAGGACCAGCTGACCGACAGCTGCTATCAGTTCAACTTCCAGTCCACGCTGTCCTGGAGGGAGGCCTGGGCCAGCTGCGAGCAGCAGGGGGCAGACCTGCTGAGCATCACGGAGATCCACGAGCAGACCTACATCAATG GGCTCCTCACTGGCTACAGCTCCACACTGTGGATTGGCCTTAACGACCTGGACACCAGTGGAGGCTGGCAGTGGTCAGACAACTCGCCTCTCAAGTACCTCAACTGGGAGAGTG ATCAGCCGGACAACCCGAGTGAGGAGAACTGCGGGGTGATCCGCACGGAGTCGTCCGGTGGCTGGCAGAACCGCGACTGCAGCATCGCGCTGCCCTACGTCTGCAAGAAGAAACCCAACGCCACGGCCGCCGAGCCCCCGCCTCCCG ATGTGTGGGCCAACGTGAAGGTGGAGTGTGAGCCCAGCTGGCAGCCCTTCCAGGGCCACTGCTACCGCCTGCAGGCTGAGAAGCGCAGCTGGCAGGAGTCCAAGAAGATGTGTCTGCGGGGTGGGGGCGACTTGCTCAGCATCCACAGCATGGCGGAGCTGGAGTTCATCACCAAGCAGATCAAGCAGG AGGTGGAGGAGCTGTGGATTGGTCTCAACGACCTAAAACTGCAGATGAATTTTGAGTGGTCCGACGGGAGCCTCGTGAGCTTCACCCATTGGCACCCCTTTGAGCCCAACAACTTCCGAGACAGCCTGGAGGACTGTGTCACCATCTGGGGGCCG GAAGGTCGCTGGAACGACAGTCCCTGTAACCAGTCCCTGCCGTCCATTTGCAAGAAGGCAGGCCAGCTGAGCCAGGGGGCTGCCGAGGAGGACCACGGCTGCCGGAAG GGTTGGACGTGGCACAGCCCCTCCTGCTACTGGCTGGGAGAGGACCAGGTGACCTACAGTGAGGCCCGGCGCCTGTGTACCGACCACGGCTCTCAGCTGGTCACCATCACCAACAG GTTCGAGCAGGCCTTTGTCAGCAGCCTCATCTACAACTGGGATGGCGAGTACTTCTGGACGGCCCTGCAGGACCTCAACTTCACCGGTTCCTTCCGCTGGCTCAGCGGGGACGAGGTCATGTACACCCACTGGAACCGGGACCAGCCTG ggtacagCCGTGGGGGCTGCGTGGCCCTGGCCACAGGCAGTGCCATGGGGCTGTGGGAGGTGAAGAACTGCACATCGTTCCGGGCTCGCTACATCTGCCGCCAGAGCCTGGGCACGCCCGTGACGCCTGAGCTGCCTGGGCCAGACCCCACGCCCAGCCTCACCGGCGCCTGTCCGCAGGGCTGGGTCTCAGATCCCAAACTCCGGCACTGCTATAAG GTGTTCAGCTCGGAGCGGCTGCAGGATAAGAAGACCTGGGTCCAGGCCCAGGGGgcctgccaggagctgggggcccAGCTGCTGAGCCTGGCCAGCTACGAAGAGGAGCACTTTGTGGCCAACATGCTCAACAAGATCTTCGG TGAATCAGAGCCCGAGATCCACGAGCAGCACTGGTTCTGGATCGGCCTGAACCGTCGAGACCCCGGAGCCGGGCAGAGCTGGCGCTGGAGTGATGGACTTGGG TTCTCTTACCACAATTTCGACCGGAGCCGGCACGACGATGATGACATCCGCAGCTGCACGGTGCTCGACTTGGCCTCCCTGCAGTGGGTGGCTATGCAGTGCGAGACGCAGCTGGACTGGATCTGCAAGATCCCTCGAG GCACGGACGTGCGGGAGCCTGACGTCAGCCCGCAAG GCCGGCGGGAATGGCTGCGTTTCCAGGAGGCTGAGTATAAGTTCTTCGAGCACCACTCCACGTGGGCGCAGGCGCAGCGCATCTGCACGTGGTTCCAGGCTGAACTGGTCTCAGTGCACAGCCAGGCCGAGCTGGACTTCCTGGGGCACAACTTGCAGAAG TTCTCTCGGGGCCAGGAGCAGCACTGGTGGATCGGCCTGCACACCTCAGAGAGCGACGGGCGCTTCAG GTGGACAGATGGTTCCATTATAAACTTCATCTCCTGGGCCCCCGGCAAACCTCGGCCCATCGGCAAGGACAAGAAGTGCGTGTACATGATGGCCAGCCGAG AGGACTGGGGGGACCAGAGGTGCACAACAGCCTTGCCTTACATCTGCAAGCGGCGCAACAGCACCAGAGAGCAGCAGCCCCCAGACCCGCCGCCCACAGGGGGCTGCCCCTCTGGCTGGAGCCAGTTCCTCAACAAG TGTTTCAGAATCCAAGGCCAGGACCCCCAGGACCGGGTGAAGTGGTCAGAGGCACAGTTCTCCTGTGAACAGCAAGAGGCCCAACTGGTCACCATTGCAAACCCCTTAGAGCAAG CGTTCATCACAGCCAGCCTGCCCAATGTGACCTTTGACCTTTGGATTGGCCTCCATGCCTCGAAGAGGGACTTCCAGTGGGTGGAGCAGGAGCCTCTGCAGTACGCCAACTGGGCCCCTGGGGAGCCCTCTGGCCCTAGCCCTGCTCCCAGCGGCAACATACCG ACCAGCTGTGCCGTGGTCCTGCATAGCCCCTCAACCCACTTCACTGGCCGCTGGGATGACCGGAGCTGTGCAGAGGAGACCCATGGCTTCATCTGCCAGAAGGCCACGG ACCCCTCCCTGAGCCCATCCCCAGCAGCGTCGCCCCCTGCCCCGGGCGCTGAGCTCTCCTACCTCAACGGCACCTTCCGGCTGCTGCAGAAGCCGCTGCGCTGGCACGACGCCCTGTTGCTGTGTGAGAGCCGAAATGCCAGCCTGGCGCACGTGCTTGACCCCTACACCCAGGCCTTCCTCACTCAGGCCGCCCGAGGGCTGCGCACGCCACTCTGGATTGGGCTGGCCAGTGAGGAG GGCTCCCGGCGGTACTCTTGGGTCTCGGAGGAGCCGCTGAGCTACGTGAGCTGGCAGGACGGGGAGCCCCAGCACCCCGGGGGCTGCGCCTACGTGGACACGGATGGTGCCTGGCGCACCACCAGCTGTGACACCAAGTTGCAGGGTGCTGTGTGTGGAGTTCACGGCG GGCCCCCTCCTCCGCGACGAATAAGCTACCACGGGAGCTGTCCCCAGGGGCTGGCGGACTCGGCATGGATTCCCTTCCGAGAGCACTGCTACTCCTTCCACATGGAGCTGCTGCTGGGCCACAAGGAGGCGCTGCAGCGCTGCCAgagag CGGGCGGCGCGGTCCTGTCCATCCTGGATGAGATGGAGAACGTGTTTGTCTGGGAGCATCTGCAGAGCTCTGAGGGCCAGAGTCGGGGCGCCTGGCTGGGCATGAACTTCAACCCCAAAG GGGGCACCCTGGTCTGGCAGGACAACACAGCTGTGAACTACTCCAACTGGGGGCCCCCGGGCCTGGGCCCCAGCATGCTGAGCCACAACAGCTGCTACTGGATCCAGAGCAGCAGCGGGCTGTGGCGCCCGGGGGCCTGCACCAACATCAGCATGGGCGTCGTCTGTAAGCTCCCTCGAG CTGAGGCGAGCAGCTTCTCCCCATCAG CCCTCCCGGAGAACCCCGCGGCCCTGGTGGTGGTGCTGATGGCGGTGCTCCTGCTCCTGGCTCTGCTGACGGCTGCCCTGATTCTCTACCGGCGGCGACAGAGCGTCGAGCGTGGGGCCTTCGAGGGTGCCCGCTACAGCCGCAGCTCCTCCGGCCCCAGCGAGGCCACCGAGAAGAACATCCTGGTGTCCGACATGGAAATGAACGAGCAGCAGGAGTAG
- the MRC2 gene encoding C-type mannose receptor 2 isoform X1, giving the protein MGPGRPALAPWPHHLLRCALLFGGLHFGRPAAAAAAAAALPEPNVFVIFSHGLQGCLEAQGGQVRVSPACNASLPAQRWKWVSRNRLFNLGTMQCLGTGWPGTNTTASLGMYECDREALSLRWNCRTLGDQLSLLLGGRVSNTSKAGSPERGDQTRSGQWRIYGSDEDLCARPYYEVYTIQGNSHGKPCTIPFKYDNQWFHGCTSTGREDGHLWCATTQDYGKDERWGFCPIKGNDCETFWDKDQLTDSCYQFNFQSTLSWREAWASCEQQGADLLSITEIHEQTYINGLLTGYSSTLWIGLNDLDTSGGWQWSDNSPLKYLNWESDQPDNPSEENCGVIRTESSGGWQNRDCSIALPYVCKKKPNATAAEPPPPDVWANVKVECEPSWQPFQGHCYRLQAEKRSWQESKKMCLRGGGDLLSIHSMAELEFITKQIKQEVEELWIGLNDLKLQMNFEWSDGSLVSFTHWHPFEPNNFRDSLEDCVTIWGPEGRWNDSPCNQSLPSICKKAGQLSQGAAEEDHGCRKGWTWHSPSCYWLGEDQVTYSEARRLCTDHGSQLVTITNRFEQAFVSSLIYNWDGEYFWTALQDLNFTGSFRWLSGDEVMYTHWNRDQPGYSRGGCVALATGSAMGLWEVKNCTSFRARYICRQSLGTPVTPELPGPDPTPSLTGACPQGWVSDPKLRHCYKVFSSERLQDKKTWVQAQGACQELGAQLLSLASYEEEHFVANMLNKIFGESEPEIHEQHWFWIGLNRRDPGAGQSWRWSDGLGFSYHNFDRSRHDDDDIRSCTVLDLASLQWVAMQCETQLDWICKIPRGTDVREPDVSPQGRREWLRFQEAEYKFFEHHSTWAQAQRICTWFQAELVSVHSQAELDFLGHNLQKFSRGQEQHWWIGLHTSESDGRFRWTDGSIINFISWAPGKPRPIGKDKKCVYMMASREDWGDQRCTTALPYICKRRNSTREQQPPDPPPTGGCPSGWSQFLNKCFRIQGQDPQDRVKWSEAQFSCEQQEAQLVTIANPLEQAFITASLPNVTFDLWIGLHASKRDFQWVEQEPLQYANWAPGEPSGPSPAPSGNIPTSCAVVLHSPSTHFTGRWDDRSCAEETHGFICQKATDPSLSPSPAASPPAPGAELSYLNGTFRLLQKPLRWHDALLLCESRNASLAHVLDPYTQAFLTQAARGLRTPLWIGLASEEGSRRYSWVSEEPLSYVSWQDGEPQHPGGCAYVDTDGAWRTTSCDTKLQGAVCGVHGGPPPPRRISYHGSCPQGLADSAWIPFREHCYSFHMELLLGHKEALQRCQRAGGAVLSILDEMENVFVWEHLQSSEGQSRGAWLGMNFNPKGGTLVWQDNTAVNYSNWGPPGLGPSMLSHNSCYWIQSSSGLWRPGACTNISMGVVCKLPRAEASSFSPSAALPENPAALVVVLMAVLLLLALLTAALILYRRRQSVERGAFEGARYSRSSSGPSEATEKNILVSDMEMNEQQE; this is encoded by the exons AGCCCAACGTCTTCGTCATCTTCAGCCATGGACTGCAGGGCTGCCTGGAGGCCCAGGGTGGGCAAGTCCGAGTCTCTCCAGCCTGCAATGCCAGCCTTCCTGCCCAGCGCTGGAAGTGGGTCTCCCGAAACCGGCTCTTCAACCTGGGCACCATGCAGTGCTTGGGCACAGGCTGGCCGGGCACCAACACCACCGCCTCCCTGGGCATGTATGAGTGTGACCGTGAGGCACTGAGTCTTCGCTGGAACTGTCGCACCCTGGGCGACCAGCTGTCCCTGCTCCTGGGGGGCCGTGTCAGCAACACATCCAAGGCTGGCAGCCCTGAGCGCGGTGACCAGACCCGCAGCGGCCAGTGGCGCATCTATGGCAGCGATGAGGACCTGTGTGCGCGGCCCTACTATG AGGTCTACACCATCCAGGGCAACTCCCACGGGAAGCCGTGCACCATCCCCTTCAAATATGACAACCAGTGGTTCCATGGCTGCACCAGCACTGGCCGCGAGGATGGGCACCTGTGGTGCGCCACCACCCAGGACTACGGCAAGGACGAGCGCTGGGGCTTCTGCCCCATCAAGG GTAACGACTGCGAGACCTTCTGGGACAAGGACCAGCTGACCGACAGCTGCTATCAGTTCAACTTCCAGTCCACGCTGTCCTGGAGGGAGGCCTGGGCCAGCTGCGAGCAGCAGGGGGCAGACCTGCTGAGCATCACGGAGATCCACGAGCAGACCTACATCAATG GGCTCCTCACTGGCTACAGCTCCACACTGTGGATTGGCCTTAACGACCTGGACACCAGTGGAGGCTGGCAGTGGTCAGACAACTCGCCTCTCAAGTACCTCAACTGGGAGAGTG ATCAGCCGGACAACCCGAGTGAGGAGAACTGCGGGGTGATCCGCACGGAGTCGTCCGGTGGCTGGCAGAACCGCGACTGCAGCATCGCGCTGCCCTACGTCTGCAAGAAGAAACCCAACGCCACGGCCGCCGAGCCCCCGCCTCCCG ATGTGTGGGCCAACGTGAAGGTGGAGTGTGAGCCCAGCTGGCAGCCCTTCCAGGGCCACTGCTACCGCCTGCAGGCTGAGAAGCGCAGCTGGCAGGAGTCCAAGAAGATGTGTCTGCGGGGTGGGGGCGACTTGCTCAGCATCCACAGCATGGCGGAGCTGGAGTTCATCACCAAGCAGATCAAGCAGG AGGTGGAGGAGCTGTGGATTGGTCTCAACGACCTAAAACTGCAGATGAATTTTGAGTGGTCCGACGGGAGCCTCGTGAGCTTCACCCATTGGCACCCCTTTGAGCCCAACAACTTCCGAGACAGCCTGGAGGACTGTGTCACCATCTGGGGGCCG GAAGGTCGCTGGAACGACAGTCCCTGTAACCAGTCCCTGCCGTCCATTTGCAAGAAGGCAGGCCAGCTGAGCCAGGGGGCTGCCGAGGAGGACCACGGCTGCCGGAAG GGTTGGACGTGGCACAGCCCCTCCTGCTACTGGCTGGGAGAGGACCAGGTGACCTACAGTGAGGCCCGGCGCCTGTGTACCGACCACGGCTCTCAGCTGGTCACCATCACCAACAG GTTCGAGCAGGCCTTTGTCAGCAGCCTCATCTACAACTGGGATGGCGAGTACTTCTGGACGGCCCTGCAGGACCTCAACTTCACCGGTTCCTTCCGCTGGCTCAGCGGGGACGAGGTCATGTACACCCACTGGAACCGGGACCAGCCTG ggtacagCCGTGGGGGCTGCGTGGCCCTGGCCACAGGCAGTGCCATGGGGCTGTGGGAGGTGAAGAACTGCACATCGTTCCGGGCTCGCTACATCTGCCGCCAGAGCCTGGGCACGCCCGTGACGCCTGAGCTGCCTGGGCCAGACCCCACGCCCAGCCTCACCGGCGCCTGTCCGCAGGGCTGGGTCTCAGATCCCAAACTCCGGCACTGCTATAAG GTGTTCAGCTCGGAGCGGCTGCAGGATAAGAAGACCTGGGTCCAGGCCCAGGGGgcctgccaggagctgggggcccAGCTGCTGAGCCTGGCCAGCTACGAAGAGGAGCACTTTGTGGCCAACATGCTCAACAAGATCTTCGG TGAATCAGAGCCCGAGATCCACGAGCAGCACTGGTTCTGGATCGGCCTGAACCGTCGAGACCCCGGAGCCGGGCAGAGCTGGCGCTGGAGTGATGGACTTGGG TTCTCTTACCACAATTTCGACCGGAGCCGGCACGACGATGATGACATCCGCAGCTGCACGGTGCTCGACTTGGCCTCCCTGCAGTGGGTGGCTATGCAGTGCGAGACGCAGCTGGACTGGATCTGCAAGATCCCTCGAG GCACGGACGTGCGGGAGCCTGACGTCAGCCCGCAAG GCCGGCGGGAATGGCTGCGTTTCCAGGAGGCTGAGTATAAGTTCTTCGAGCACCACTCCACGTGGGCGCAGGCGCAGCGCATCTGCACGTGGTTCCAGGCTGAACTGGTCTCAGTGCACAGCCAGGCCGAGCTGGACTTCCTGGGGCACAACTTGCAGAAG TTCTCTCGGGGCCAGGAGCAGCACTGGTGGATCGGCCTGCACACCTCAGAGAGCGACGGGCGCTTCAG GTGGACAGATGGTTCCATTATAAACTTCATCTCCTGGGCCCCCGGCAAACCTCGGCCCATCGGCAAGGACAAGAAGTGCGTGTACATGATGGCCAGCCGAG AGGACTGGGGGGACCAGAGGTGCACAACAGCCTTGCCTTACATCTGCAAGCGGCGCAACAGCACCAGAGAGCAGCAGCCCCCAGACCCGCCGCCCACAGGGGGCTGCCCCTCTGGCTGGAGCCAGTTCCTCAACAAG TGTTTCAGAATCCAAGGCCAGGACCCCCAGGACCGGGTGAAGTGGTCAGAGGCACAGTTCTCCTGTGAACAGCAAGAGGCCCAACTGGTCACCATTGCAAACCCCTTAGAGCAAG CGTTCATCACAGCCAGCCTGCCCAATGTGACCTTTGACCTTTGGATTGGCCTCCATGCCTCGAAGAGGGACTTCCAGTGGGTGGAGCAGGAGCCTCTGCAGTACGCCAACTGGGCCCCTGGGGAGCCCTCTGGCCCTAGCCCTGCTCCCAGCGGCAACATACCG ACCAGCTGTGCCGTGGTCCTGCATAGCCCCTCAACCCACTTCACTGGCCGCTGGGATGACCGGAGCTGTGCAGAGGAGACCCATGGCTTCATCTGCCAGAAGGCCACGG ACCCCTCCCTGAGCCCATCCCCAGCAGCGTCGCCCCCTGCCCCGGGCGCTGAGCTCTCCTACCTCAACGGCACCTTCCGGCTGCTGCAGAAGCCGCTGCGCTGGCACGACGCCCTGTTGCTGTGTGAGAGCCGAAATGCCAGCCTGGCGCACGTGCTTGACCCCTACACCCAGGCCTTCCTCACTCAGGCCGCCCGAGGGCTGCGCACGCCACTCTGGATTGGGCTGGCCAGTGAGGAG GGCTCCCGGCGGTACTCTTGGGTCTCGGAGGAGCCGCTGAGCTACGTGAGCTGGCAGGACGGGGAGCCCCAGCACCCCGGGGGCTGCGCCTACGTGGACACGGATGGTGCCTGGCGCACCACCAGCTGTGACACCAAGTTGCAGGGTGCTGTGTGTGGAGTTCACGGCG GGCCCCCTCCTCCGCGACGAATAAGCTACCACGGGAGCTGTCCCCAGGGGCTGGCGGACTCGGCATGGATTCCCTTCCGAGAGCACTGCTACTCCTTCCACATGGAGCTGCTGCTGGGCCACAAGGAGGCGCTGCAGCGCTGCCAgagag CGGGCGGCGCGGTCCTGTCCATCCTGGATGAGATGGAGAACGTGTTTGTCTGGGAGCATCTGCAGAGCTCTGAGGGCCAGAGTCGGGGCGCCTGGCTGGGCATGAACTTCAACCCCAAAG GGGGCACCCTGGTCTGGCAGGACAACACAGCTGTGAACTACTCCAACTGGGGGCCCCCGGGCCTGGGCCCCAGCATGCTGAGCCACAACAGCTGCTACTGGATCCAGAGCAGCAGCGGGCTGTGGCGCCCGGGGGCCTGCACCAACATCAGCATGGGCGTCGTCTGTAAGCTCCCTCGAG CTGAGGCGAGCAGCTTCTCCCCATCAG CAGCCCTCCCGGAGAACCCCGCGGCCCTGGTGGTGGTGCTGATGGCGGTGCTCCTGCTCCTGGCTCTGCTGACGGCTGCCCTGATTCTCTACCGGCGGCGACAGAGCGTCGAGCGTGGGGCCTTCGAGGGTGCCCGCTACAGCCGCAGCTCCTCCGGCCCCAGCGAGGCCACCGAGAAGAACATCCTGGTGTCCGACATGGAAATGAACGAGCAGCAGGAGTAG